A stretch of the Candidatus Hydrogenedentota bacterium genome encodes the following:
- a CDS encoding biopolymer transporter ExbD → MSSAFRNRPRRRPTINITSLIDMMFILLIFFMVSSTFREQLGIDVTLPHAESATQQKMDSHEITVTATGDFFFGQQRVDESGLQKSIVALLTEDPEAVFVLRADENADFGRVVRAIDIARHAGGAKLIIPTRYEDPRKEQ, encoded by the coding sequence ATGAGTTCAGCGTTTCGCAACCGTCCCAGAAGGCGGCCCACTATCAACATTACGTCGCTTATCGACATGATGTTCATTCTTCTTATCTTCTTCATGGTCTCCTCGACCTTTCGCGAGCAGCTTGGCATCGACGTGACGCTTCCTCATGCGGAGAGTGCCACCCAACAGAAAATGGACTCCCACGAGATTACGGTAACGGCCACGGGCGATTTCTTCTTTGGACAGCAGCGCGTAGATGAAAGCGGCCTGCAGAAATCCATCGTTGCGTTGTTAACCGAGGACCCGGAAGCAGTCTTCGTCTTGCGCGCCGACGAGAACGCCGACTTCGGGCGCGTTGTGCGCGCCATAGACATCGCGCGCCATGCCGGCGGCGCCAAACTTATCATCCCCACGCGTTACGAAGACCCCCGAAAAGAACAATGA
- a CDS encoding phosphoribosylaminoimidazolesuccinocarboxamide synthase — translation MAEALCETHLPGKEPVSRGKVRDIYNLGDTLLIVATDRISAFDWVNPVGIPDKGKILTQMSLYWFDMTRELCRNHLVSSDLRDFPDEFQKSPEQFEGRSMLVHKCQMFPVEFVIRGYLAGSGWKEYRDHGTVCGMPLPKGLQESSRLEHPIFTPATKASDGHDINIHPEEAGEIIGRKWAEDAAAKGIAIYLHAREIAESKGIILCDTKFEFGLYEDELMLADEALTPDSSRYWPADQYEPGRGQPSYDKQFVRDWLEATGWDKDSPPPALPDDVVAKTREKYVEAYRKLTGRDDF, via the coding sequence ATGGCGGAGGCGCTTTGTGAAACCCATTTACCGGGGAAGGAACCGGTTTCTCGCGGCAAAGTAAGAGATATCTATAATTTGGGCGACACGTTGCTCATTGTGGCAACGGATCGCATTTCAGCATTTGACTGGGTCAATCCCGTTGGCATTCCCGACAAGGGGAAGATCTTGACCCAGATGTCCCTGTACTGGTTTGACATGACGCGGGAATTGTGCCGCAACCATCTTGTTTCCAGCGACTTGCGTGATTTTCCGGATGAGTTCCAGAAATCACCGGAGCAGTTTGAAGGACGCTCGATGCTCGTGCACAAATGCCAGATGTTCCCCGTTGAATTTGTGATTCGCGGCTATCTGGCAGGAAGTGGATGGAAAGAATATCGCGACCACGGAACGGTTTGCGGCATGCCCCTGCCCAAGGGCTTGCAGGAATCCAGCAGATTGGAGCATCCGATCTTTACCCCGGCGACGAAGGCCAGCGACGGACACGACATCAATATCCATCCGGAGGAAGCGGGGGAGATCATTGGCCGGAAATGGGCGGAAGACGCCGCTGCGAAAGGCATCGCGATTTACCTTCACGCCCGCGAGATAGCCGAATCGAAGGGCATCATTCTTTGCGACACCAAGTTCGAATTTGGCCTCTATGAGGACGAGTTGATGCTCGCCGACGAGGCATTGACGCCAGACTCTTCCAGGTACTGGCCTGCGGATCAGTACGAGCCGGGGCGCGGACAGCCCAGTTACGACAAGCAGTTCGTGCGTGACTGGCTCGAGGCCACGGGCTGGGACAAAGACTCGCCCCCCCCCGCTTTGCCCGATGACGTTGTCGCGAAAACGCGTGAGAAATATGTGGAAGCGTACAGAAAACTAACCGGCAGGGACGACTTCTAA
- a CDS encoding diguanylate cyclase, whose protein sequence is MHTCCVCVADSDEGSARLLADGLKQNEYDVRVVTTGAEVCRECRKGDVQVLVLDANMPDTDGIALARQLKADQKTAGLVILTALDKTAQQRFSIEDALGVEDYVTKPYNLPMVMIRMEAAIRKKFGTRCLDNCDDALGDTSYTDELTGLRNRRYLLERLQEEVEKAHRYNFPVSCVVFDVDEVEALDDELGSVSLDDLLVELAMAMRNHSRTFDIVSRYDGSMFAAVLPHADLDQAIRYAHKILDEVENTTFADPCFPSKTRLSAGIVACKNGSARGAEAVLAEAMQSLLAAQGSNGKRVRARTLSEGG, encoded by the coding sequence GTGCATACCTGTTGTGTTTGTGTTGCCGATAGCGATGAGGGTAGCGCCAGACTGCTGGCGGACGGCCTGAAGCAGAATGAATACGATGTGCGGGTTGTCACCACCGGCGCAGAGGTTTGCCGAGAGTGCCGCAAAGGGGATGTCCAAGTCCTGGTGCTGGATGCGAACATGCCCGATACGGACGGGATTGCTTTAGCGCGGCAGCTTAAGGCCGACCAGAAGACGGCCGGGTTGGTCATATTGACGGCATTGGACAAGACTGCCCAGCAGCGGTTCTCCATCGAAGACGCCCTTGGCGTGGAAGACTACGTGACCAAACCTTACAACCTGCCTATGGTCATGATTCGGATGGAGGCCGCCATTCGTAAGAAATTCGGCACGAGGTGTCTTGACAACTGTGACGATGCTCTGGGCGACACCTCATACACCGATGAACTTACGGGATTGCGCAATCGCCGGTATCTCCTGGAGCGCCTTCAGGAAGAGGTCGAAAAAGCCCATCGGTACAATTTCCCTGTTTCCTGTGTGGTTTTTGACGTGGACGAAGTGGAAGCGCTCGACGATGAACTTGGTTCGGTCTCCCTGGACGACCTTCTGGTGGAACTGGCCATGGCCATGCGGAATCACAGCCGCACATTCGATATTGTGTCGCGGTACGACGGTTCGATGTTCGCGGCCGTGCTGCCTCACGCTGACCTGGATCAGGCCATTCGGTATGCGCACAAGATCCTCGACGAGGTCGAGAACACGACGTTCGCCGACCCCTGTTTTCCTTCGAAAACCCGGTTGAGCGCGGGGATTGTCGCGTGCAAGAATGGCAGTGCTCGGGGCGCAGAAGCGGTATTGGCGGAGGCGATGCAAAGCTTGCTCGCGGCCCAGGGTTCGAACGGCAAACGTGTGAGGGCCCGCACCCTTTCGGAAGGCGGCTAA
- a CDS encoding tetratricopeptide repeat protein, with product MSLFQQLGLGWIICGLLLIPYLCWGVYLLKVRFQRQEELSVAGEALTFLGLILFLIIEFSFLNLWLRNSPLILILAVVGLLASVLALYGPMLISLGSHMLVDAVMPSGAPLSHTPRYGAAEGFEQKGNYEAAAREYMAVARMFPKEAKASLRAGDNLMKLDRPEEAVLWLRRGLNCISDAEESLRVVNRIAEIYLRRLNRSEDAIEAFNGYIERFPESEYVETVKKRLGRLGAPSVSPAEEEPGALLPEERPNLLPDGPSYLPDD from the coding sequence ATGTCGCTTTTTCAGCAACTTGGTCTGGGGTGGATAATCTGCGGGCTACTGCTGATCCCCTACCTGTGTTGGGGCGTCTACCTTCTGAAGGTGCGATTTCAGCGTCAGGAGGAACTCAGCGTGGCCGGTGAGGCACTCACCTTTCTTGGACTGATCCTGTTTCTGATCATCGAATTCTCTTTCCTCAATCTCTGGCTTCGCAACTCCCCGTTGATACTCATACTCGCGGTGGTCGGTCTTCTGGCTTCCGTGCTTGCCCTTTATGGGCCCATGCTGATCTCTCTAGGTTCGCATATGCTGGTTGACGCGGTGATGCCGTCAGGCGCTCCGCTGAGTCACACGCCAAGATACGGCGCGGCGGAAGGCTTCGAACAGAAGGGCAATTATGAGGCGGCGGCTAGAGAATACATGGCTGTTGCCCGTATGTTTCCGAAAGAGGCCAAGGCTTCATTGCGTGCCGGCGACAATCTGATGAAACTGGACCGGCCCGAAGAGGCAGTACTCTGGTTGAGACGGGGGCTGAATTGCATTTCCGATGCGGAGGAATCCCTGCGGGTGGTCAATCGCATCGCTGAAATTTACCTTCGGCGTCTCAACCGGTCTGAGGATGCCATAGAAGCCTTCAACGGCTACATCGAGCGCTTCCCTGAATCGGAATACGTGGAAACGGTCAAGAAGCGTTTGGGCCGTCTCGGCGCCCCGAGCGTTTCGCCGGCGGAAGAAGAGCCTGGCGCCCTCCTGCCTGAAGAACGCCCCAATCTCCTGCCGGACGGTCCGTCCTATCTTCCCGACGATTGA